ATGCGCGGAATCCAGAAACACGAAGGACTTTGCTTTTGCTAGATGAATCCTTGAAAGAACGCATGGACGCTTACCGCGTCCTTTTGCTTTGGCAGAAGGATGGTTCCTTTATCAAGGAAAGCGGACTTTCGCCATTTGCGATGGAACTTGCCTTGGGCGTGTGCCGCCGGCATTTGTATCTGCAATATTTTTTGAAGTCGCTCATGAAAAAGGCGCCTTCGCTTGAAGTCTGCACGGTGATTGAACTGGGACTTTTTCAGATGTTTTTCACCGAAGTGCCGGACCATGCCGCTGTCGCGACGACGGTCGAGTTGATTAAGGCGGCGAACCTTGGCGAAGGTTCCGCGCGGCTCGTGAATGCCGTGCTGCATGCCGCGCGCAGGTCCGGCTTGCCGCAGCTCCCGCCGCAGCGAGTGCGTCGCGTTTCTATCGAGAATTCGGTGCCGGAATGGCTGGTACGCCGCTGGTTCGATATTTACGGAGGCGACCGCGCCGAAGCGATAGCGAAGGCGACGCTTGAACGCCCCGTGGAATGGATCCGCGTGAACTTGCAGAAAACTTCGGCTCCGGTGGTGGCGCAGAAGCTTGGCTTGACTGGCGCAAGCATTCTCTACGATCGCTACATTCAAGTGCCCGCCGATGCAAAACTCAAGCCGATTCTGGAATCGGAAT
This genomic stretch from Fibrobacter sp. UWH4 harbors:
- a CDS encoding transcription antitermination factor NusB, whose amino-acid sequence is MLLLDESLKERMDAYRVLLLWQKDGSFIKESGLSPFAMELALGVCRRHLYLQYFLKSLMKKAPSLEVCTVIELGLFQMFFTEVPDHAAVATTVELIKAANLGEGSARLVNAVLHAARRSGLPQLPPQRVRRVSIENSVPEWLVRRWFDIYGGDRAEAIAKATLERPVEWIRVNLQKTSAPVVAQKLGLTGASILYDRYIQVPADAKLKPILESESFEKGEFSLQNPAAYRVIQLLDLKPGLKVWDACAAPGGKSALMAEMDSSLDILASDVSETRVPKMHDLVNRLGLTNVRVECRDVLNSKSKNSNSEFDRILLDVPCSNMGVIARRPESVYRITPESVKELVELQFNLLESVSRSLAPEGVLVYATCSPDPDETTKVIGRFLKAHPDFEKAGAAVLPGTEDSRFDGFFAQALRRK